GCGTAATCGTTCGTTTCTTACATTTAAATGAAAACAGTCCATTTAACTTGCATACTTCGGTAAATGATCAATGAACGATTTTTTTATGAAGACATACAACAAACTGTTTATCCATCAATGCTATTTAAATCATTTTATTAGTCGAAAACATTTGCATCAAGCAAAGTTTATATTCAAAAAGTTAATCGATGTTATTACACAGCGTGCAActtataagaatttattttcgagttttttTCATTCACCTCAGTTGTATCTAAAGTTTTCgacattttataatatttatatttatatttgataaCAAAGATTAAAACAATATATTTACTCACCCCGTAAAGTTTTCCTAAAAATATTGGCAAAATAACCAAAACGCAGAAGAAATTGTAAATGGATCCAAATATATTTTCTATATataaattgacaaaaacttgtgtgagacagtctcacgggtcgtattttgtgagacgaatcttttatttagatcattcataaaaaaatattactttttatgctaaaattattatttttattgtgaatatcggtagaattgaccgtataaatatttgtgagatcgtctcatgaAAAACCTACTCGTATAAATTTTAACGTTTAAACGAAAGCAAGCGTGATCTCCACGAGCGCACACaaaatcatattattataataatatgaatTACGATGATAACAAAAAATGCATTGAATTCACACTCAAACAGCTGGAAAATCAAAATTCCCTCTACTTGTTTTGTATTGAATGCTGCTGATTTTGCAACATTTATGATTTGACACGCGGTTTAACGTTCAAAGAATAGAGGAAACTTCCTAATTTCTGTGAAATAATCAAACGTGGTTGCATCCGAAATCTCTTACTTTGCTGATGAGAGCTGTGTTAAAAGTTTGACAATGGCGAAATGTGGGGAAAATTTATAATCTTATGGGGTTCTGAAATTTGGTCTGTGTGACCTCTTGAAAGCAATGGTCTTTTTGCATGTTGAGTTTTAATATCAGTCGAGTTTTACCTGAGAAAGTGGATTATATTGTGGAGGTTTGATGATCTGGGTTTTGCATGTTTGTGTGTTTAAAAGCTGGAATTCAAGTTGTTGATTGAGGATTTTGAGCTTtggatttgaaattttgatCAAGATTTGGCTTTTGGAATGAAAGATTGGGTCTTTTGTGTTTGAATTTATTTATAGTTTGAAGCGATTTTGATTGGGTAGGAAGTGACTGTTCTTGATTATTTGATCGCCTGGAAAGTGAGTTTGAGATATGCAATTGAAATGGTGAAAATTGGTTGATTTGGACGATGTCATCTTCATCTCCGTCACCAAATTCTCCGATTCCCGGTGCTCCTCCACCTCCGCCGGACCTACCTCCATCACCTGCATTGGCTAATCCGCCTCCGCCGCGATCTCCTCCTTCGGTGAGTCCGCCTCCGCCAGACCTTTCTGGTGCATCTCCACCACCAGCCAGAAGTGCGCCACCGCAACTCCCTGATGCCATCGGCCCACCTCCGCCAGACACTTCTAGTTCACCTCCGCCCCAGTTAAACTCATCTCCGCCACCTACCACCATTTCGCCGCCGAATCCCACTCCGCCAACATTGGTATCGCCTCCCACGGCTTCTCCATCACCCGCAGCATCTCCGCCGCCTCCAACTTTGAGTCCTCCTACTCTACCTCCTCCAACAGCATCTCCACCCCCCAGCTCTCCACCACCTCCTACACCATCCGATCCTCCCATTTCACCACCTCCTCCGGTTATAAATCCACCTCCAATCCCTGAAAGTCCACCGCCTGAGCCACCTAAAAATGCTCCACCCCCGCCAACTTCAATACCAGCAGAAAGTTCGCCTCGGCCACCATCTACCTCACCACACCAAAATTCACCTCCACCACCTGCACCTAGAACTCCTGAAAGTTCACCTCCACCACCTGCACGCCGACCTCCTGGAAGTTCACCCCCTCCGCCACCACATAACTCTGAGTCACCTCCCATTCCGCCAGCATCTCCACCATCTTTAAATCCTCCTAACGTTTTATCTCCGCCACCTGTATTGCTAGCATCACCACCGCCTGCATCCACCGTATCCCCATCGTCCTTCTCTCCTCTTCCACTTACCCTTGAGCCACCGGCTAACCCAAACACCAACAATGCAACCGGTAATACTCGGAACAACTTACAATCCCCCAGTAGTGGAGGAATCGGTACCGGAGGTACTGTGGCAATTGCTCTGGTTCTCAGTATCCTATTTCTTGGTGTTTTCGGAACTGCAGCATGCTGTGTGTGGAAGCGCAAGAAAAAGGCGAATCGGGCAAAATGGTGGTCATGTTTTGCCTACTACCATTGATACTTCTCCCGAAGCAGGTTAGTTTGTCTTGCAGTTATATATGCAAGAGTCACTTGGAAAAGTTAACCTTTTAATTGTTGAAAGTTGAAAATGATTAAAGAAATACTTTGATTTATGACCAGGTTCCAACATGTTGAAGGTGCAAACATCAGCATCCAGCAACGGAGCTGGCTCGGGTATCAGCATTGTTCATTCACCCAATGAGTCAGGTGGGTTTGGAAATTCAAGATCCTGGTTCACCTATGAGGAATTAGTTGAGGCCACGAATGGATTTTCAGCCCAAAATCTTTTGGGGGAAGGTGGATTTGGTTCTGTTTACAAAGGACAACTAGCAGATGGTCGAGAGGTAGCTGTCAAGCAGTTAAAGATCGGTGGACGACAGGGAGAGCGAGAATTCAAATCAGAAGTCGAGATTATAAGTCGTATACACCATCGCCATTTGGTTTCACTTGTTGGTTATTGCATTTCTGAAGACAGAAGGCTTCTTGTCTACGAATACGTTCCCAATAACACTCTACAATTCCATCTTCACGGTAAAATTTAGTTTTTGGTATTGGGGCTGGATTACTGATGAAATGGTTATTGATTTTCTGTTACATATTTATTTCCAGGTCGAGGTAGGCCTGTTATGAATTGGGCCACTCGTGTGAAGATCGCTGTTGGTGCAGCTCGCGGAATAGCTTACCTTAATGAAGATTGTAAGATGTTCTTGCATATTGTCACTTTATATCAGTCAAAGAAAAAAGGATATAGATTTCTAAATTGCTTTGTAATGATCAGGTCACCCTCGTATAATCCATAGAGATATCAAATCATCAAATATCCTTCTTGACGACAGTTTCGAAGCACGGGTATGCACAGTTTCCATCGAACATTGTTCTTCTTTCTGAACATCTGTATGACATCTATGTTTCAGGTTTCCGATTTTGGACTTGCTAAGTTAGCTATGGACGCTAACACACACATTACCACACGTGTAATGGGGACATTTGGGTAAGTAGTATTCCAGAACTCTTCATTCTCAATGGAAGCTAAATGGTTGCTTCAATAGATTGCATATGTTACCTTGTTCTTGTTCTTGTCCCAACACTCAGTGGTTGACCGCTTTGTGTTCAGATATATGGCTCCTGAGTATGCATCGAGTGGGAAGTTGACTGAAAAATCCGACGTGTTTTCCTTTGGTGTCGTACTTTTGGAGTTGATTTCTGGGCGCAAGCCCGTAGATACGTCTCAGCCTCTAGGAGAGGAGAGCCTAGTCGAATGGGTAAGTTATTATCTGGGAATTGGATTTATGATCCCAAAAAACTTAAATCGTATCCGGAAATGCTTATCCTTGTCCTTGGTGATAGGAACTAAATATAATGTCGGACCAAATGTATTCCTTTGTAATAATTTCTTATCCCTATTTAGGCACGACCTCTGATAAGTCACGCAATGGAGACCCAAGAATTTGATGGGCTGGTGGATCCGAGGCTCGAAGAAAACTACGTTGACAGTGAGATGTTCCGTATGATTGAAGCGGCGGCGGCTTGCGTGCGCCATTCAGCAGCCAAAAGACCCAAGATGGGACAGGTATGCAACAATCTAATTTACATCAAACATGCCAATTTTACCCAAGCATACCGACTCTAACGAACTTTCTCGAAACGTGTGATTGTTCTCAGATCGTGAGAGCTTTCGACAGCATGGACTTGTCTAATGGGATGAAGGTTGGCGATATTGAAGTTTTTAACTCCGCACAACAGTCTGAAGAAATCAGATTGTTCCAGAGAATGGCATTCGGTAGTCGAGATTATAGCACAGATTTCTTCAGTCAAGATAGCTGGAGCAGCGAAGGGAACCAAGCAAATAGCTCGTACGAGTACGTTCCAAAGTTTTCCAACCCAGCTAGCTGAAATATTTCTGGCCTCAAATGTAACTGCAGTTATTCCCGGATTATCTTATACATATGAATTAAGTTTTTCAAGTAGGTAGGCTTtggttcatatatatatttattggtTCATTTTTTCCCTGTAAATAAGAGCAAAATTCTGTCCTCAGCAGTATCCATTGATTTCTAATAAAGTTGATCCAGTTTTGCTATTTAATTTCATTAATTCGTATCAGTAATCGAGACAAGATTGAAAAAGTTTTGATCCCAGGTTCGCAAATACTTTGCTTGCCTTCTTCGATTCTTTTTTACTTTCTGTAAAGTCCTCGACAAAAAAAGATGTTCGGGACCCGAGTACcgtaatctatatctatattcCTATAAAAGTATGGATATTTGAAAAGTTTTTCAATTATAAACGGACATAATTATCATTCACATGTTTACTTATTTTCATTATCGAGTAACATATTTGGTAATTTCACACttaatctattaattaataattaatactaattaatcattttttatgtttatgattttatactCTTATCTTtttttcactataatatttaattatttcatatttcattctatttcatatatatatgtatatacttGTTACCTGGGTGCCTGCACAGCTGGCGCCCAGCTGTGTttacgtttttttttaaatttttttaagcgCCAATATGAGTTTCTTTTATtaatattgttttaaaaaaattaataaacaaaATCAAGAGAACATGGCCATTATCCCACGCCCAAAAATTCAGAACACACCTCACGCTCAGAAGAGTGAATTGAGCGCGAAATTGGAGACTCGGCCGCGTTCTTTCCGGTCATCTTCGGAAGACGGATTCAGATGAATTGCTTAAATTTCGCGCGAAATCGAAGATGACCGGAAAGAACGCGGCCGAGTCTCCAATTTCGCGCTCAATTCACTCTTCTGAGCGTGAGGTGTGTTCTGAATTTTTGGGCGTGGAATAATGGTCATGTTCTCTTGATtttgtttattaattttttttaaaaaaaattaataaaagaaaCTCAGATgaacacttaaatttttttttataaaaaaacgaAAACACAGCTGGGCACCAGCTGTGCAGGCGCCCAAGAATATCCTGCACCCCAGGGTAAcaagtctatatatatatatatttatatatatataattttccaatccaatccaattataaaaaaatataaatatcctccttattaataaaatttcaaaaactcaATAAAGACTAGCTACTTTGCACACGCGGTGCGTgcacatattatttttttataattatcgagggactaaagtgaaatttgacaaattatcgagagattaaaatgaaatttgacaACTTATCGAAGGGACTAAAGTGTTATTTGAACTGttgtaattaaaaaataaaaacaaagttgtttgttgaaattaaaaataaaaataaaaacaaaagtgtaatattagtataatATAAAGGCAAAACTGTAAGAGTAAAAAAGCAGACCAAGACACCATTTTTGTCTCTATTATAGAAATTCTTAATAATAGGaatagatatatatatgtgtgaaaTTCTAACAAAATGCTAATGGATTATCACTACAATTATGTACATTGATTATAGtaatttatatcattttaaGAATAAAATCTAACTCTAAATTAATTTCTCAAATAATTCATCTTTATACTACCTTTAAATGTTTCATCTTTTAAATTTTCTCTCTAcatcatattttattattttaattcaaatttgtaattatacttttaagtgtattttttaaTTAAGTAATAATTTATAGTATCACAAGacgaaatatgaaaaaattaattatatatgtaataaTTAGAATAACATGataagtatataataatataataatatgaagtttaatattaacatattttttggttttttaaGTAAGAATTGAAAATcaagagtttaataaattatttaggaGAATTTTTATCAACAATTATGAGtgttaatatattaataatatcataaaatatgaatatcTTAGAAGAATTCAAATAGTTTAGCtatcataaaaaatttaaagattttagtaacattttttttaaaaaaattatatatcaaacAAATGTATACATTCAATAAACAAAAATTTGGTAGTATTTGAAATATCTACTAAGAATGTTTAAGATTTAAGGTAATAAGGGTCTAAAGGTAAACTCGACCATGATTTTCAGGAATACTGAAACCAAAATCAGAACTAAATTTTCTTGACTTCAGTTCTAAAATCAGCtctcataatatataaatttaagacataatttttaaataattaatttcacTATCTCACATATTGTAtaactattttatttaatatttaaaaatggtTGATAAtagcaatttttaaaaaaattatatgtcagacaaatttataaattcaatacaCAAAATTTGGTATTATGCGAtcttttgatttataatttttaatttatatagtttactattgatattattttttcattggTTTTGATATTGTTTTGATGAGACATGAAAGTTATttctattataaaaaaatatatgacatactctttataataaatattaattataatgATCATTGATTAACATTTGTCAAAATATTAGAGCTTTTATATACGATATTTTaatatctttatttatttatttattttgaaatcaaaatAACTACTTCAGTAAATAGAAGAAATAGcatttttatgcaagtttatttttttggttatatttcaaatttttatgtgAAAATCATACCGgtagtttaaaatttatatttaataattattgtatgagtttattagattttatttgatatttaccatataatcttatttaaatatgttgatttatttattattttaaaattatatttaacaagaaattaataatcatcGATGTAGTTTATAAAATATCGATtctgatataaaattaattatctatgatataaaattctaaaaacaaaagtaaaaaaaattatgcaggtgtttaaatattatttaaatgaaatattatgagttatattttactataaatattatatttcattagtTTTGATGTTGTTTTGATGAGTTAGTcacgatattttaaatttataattatttatttttagtatgcttaatttatgtaaattatgatttatgcaTTGATAAGTAAACaatttgattgatttttagTTTATTATGTCTTATACGTGATGTTTGGatatacattttttaaaaaatttgtttcagttCATTTAGTTCAATATATTAtgctaattataatttattatatatcataaaattaaaattttgaattttaatttgacaaaaaattcgaaagtaaattatataaatttttaattaatttattcgtctAATATAACAAGAGATTAAACtcaaataaataacaaaatgattcaaattattttttagaaaatcaaattttttatttttattttataattgttatttaCTTGTATCGCACGTGCTTCATGCTATTAACATAAAATGGTCCAACgttgaataaaattaaataataactaAACTTCCTTCAAAGACAAGCTTCTTGTAACTTTGGAAGAGGATTCAAGCCATGTCTGAATACATTCCAAGTATCTACATGAAATGTTGACTACAAGTTATCAAGCTGGGAACACCTGCTCCTTTCCTTGCAAAACAATACTTCGCAGTTCGTCACACCCCTCCATCATTAGAAACCAAGGCACTGGTTTATAAAATCTTTGACAAAAAAATTTCGGAACTCCGGGAGCTGCTTACGTAGTTTATCTTCTTTTAAGATCAACTTCTGAGCTTCCTTTCTTCATGTTTTGTGGAGAGGTttttctacctcaaaactctcTGGCAGTTGCTTGTACATCTTATTTTGAAATCAATCTATCTACGTCAGAGTAAAATTCCATGTTTTAGGCATTTCttgtaattaaattttgaattttagctTTACAGAATTGCAAATTTTATTGCTTCACACATCATATATACTTACTTGCCTTTCAAAGATTACGCCACACACAAGGAACTGCTTCCTTTTTAAGTAACAGCAGAACGAATTCTCCTCCTCCATTCACATCTATTTCCCCATCCACTTCTTCCAAGAAAAACGACATGGAAGACCGAAACATCCTTGCTGCCGACTGCATCATCATATCCTGCTGCTGCCAATGTATGATCCTTCAAATCCTCATCTTCTTACTGCTCAAACTCCCTCAGAAACTTCTGAGAAAAGCTAAACAATATGCCAGGAAACTGCGAACCCGAAAGAGAGGAACAAAGATCACGCATATCGAAGTAGTAGGATATGATGAAGATAGTTTGAGAAACCAAGGGAACAGCTCCTTCAGGATTGAAGTGGAAGGGTTGTCTCCAGATGGAACATTACGGTTAGGTTGTTCCACGGATGAGATCGAGCGGGTTTTGGTCGATCTTTCGAACAAGGGTGAGTTTTGTTTTGGGAGTTTTTGGGGTCGGGATCAGGGTTCAAGGAGCTTAAGTTGGTGTTTGAGACAAGAGGAGATTGATTACGAGGATGTTAGACCTCATTTGATTGAAGTGTTTGGTTCTTCAACTTCCCTTAGCATCCATACTTtgtaatatttgattttttcatgaaaaacatGGAGTTCCTATGAGAAATATGTTGTTTATATTTCATGGTTAATATGAATCTAGCTAGATCAATGACATATATATTTATCAAAGACACATAGATGAAAAGCATATATGTAAATGTACTTGATATATTCACtagaaatatataaaataagatACCGAATCATCATTTGAAATCTGATTcaatatcaaatatttcaattgaCTAGCCAGAAGCACGTGCGATGCAcgtaaatattaattatttagtaaaaattaaaattcgattttttttaaaaataatttgaatcattttttatttatattggtTTAGTCTTTTGTCACATTagacgaataaattaattaagaacttatatacatatatgaagaaaatattattcttctaatgtattttttattatcgaatatctattcaatttttatgtaatattattttcaaaatttcttattttacaattttctattaaaaaaataaaaacactatGATGCTCATGTGTTTAATgagttcaaaaaaataaatgcatcaattaaataaataatcaatacaTTACAAATTCAATATTCCAAATTTGTccctaaattttatatattttttacacaAATGCCAATgcaaattaatacaaataatgcATAGTTTTTGGGCAATATAGTAAAATCACAATGCAGAAACTTTGCTCATCATCCatacttttataggtatatagatataAATTTTCCACCAATGCCCATGCAATTAATACAAACAATGCATAGTTTTTGGGTAATGTAGTAAAATCACAATGCAAAAGTTTTGCAcatcatttatatttttatagatACATAGATAGATATAGATTTATAGGTATATGAATACATTACAATAGGGCTCTAAAGTCAATTAATTATTACTAATGATGAGGCATTTATGTCCTGTTATTTTTATCTTTACATtacaataataataagttttatttTGTTCAAGTTTGCACGAAGGACATTTTTGTCAATGCCAAAACGAAAAATAAACATtacaataataataagttttatttTGTTCAAGTTTGCACGAAGGACATTTTTGTCAATGTACAATCGGAAAACAATGTCAATTATACACACTTTTATATGTAATAAATATATAGattataggtatatagatatagattttcCACCAATGCTCATGCAATTAATACAAACAAAGCATAGTTTTTGGGTAATGTAGTAAAATCACAATGCAAAAGCTTTGCACATCATTTATATTTGTATAGATACATAGATAGATATAGATTTATAGGTATATGAATACATTACAATAAGACTCTAAAGTCAATTAATTATTAGTAATGATGAGGCATTTATGTCCTGTTATTTTTACCTTTAGGCAACGTTTGGTTTGCTTGATTAGgttagtttattttttttaaacctacCTAATCATTCGTTTGGTacgttttttatttaaccaggtcaatccctcctatgaatgattagattatattaggtaggttaaaataatacctcctcatcccctaggattatttatcccaCTCTTAATCCAtcctattttttcaattttacccttctcctaaATCCAAACTCCCCACCACTTCCTTCCACCGACCGCCCACCGCCGCCAGCAACCGCCGCCCGCCGCCGACCGTCGCCGCCGGCAACCGCCGACCGCCGACCTCCGCCGCCGCTTGTTCCGGCCGACCGCCACCGCCTTTTTCGTCCGACCATCGCCAGCCGATTCCGGCCGACCACCGCCAGCCGCCGCTTCCGGCCGACCACCGACCTGCCGCCGACCGCCGGACCGGGCCGTCGCCGgagtaaagaaaaaaaaagggcaatttcatcattttatcaaaaaattcaaaattatctcatacttaaaaatcataacaaacataatactattttacatcatatattatatttctatcacaatcttttttttttatcatttacgtactaatcattagtttatttaatcCTTCCAACCAAACGTAACCTTACATtacaataataataagttttatttTGTTCAAGTTTGCACGAAGGGTATTTTTGTCAATGCACAATCGAAAAATAATGTCAATTAtacacacttttataggtatatagattcACGTGACATTGTATCCCCAGTAGCATTTTTCCATGATTGAAGTTTGATTAGtgtaaatttatattttcaaggGGCAAATTTGtagtttcatcaaaaatttgTACTTTAATCTCCCTcaactcaaaaaaaaatttttataacATGATCAATATACGTGTTTCGAGAATATTAGGATCAAACATTTATCGTTAGACTAAAAACGATAGTTGTTATCtgcaattttattttcttatattcgTAACAACGTAGATGTGCGCTTACTTGAGTACTTATAGATCGAGCTGTCAAGTTCATGAGCCCGAGGATGTACACATCTATTTGTTGGTGCTGTATCAATCTTATCATTTTCCTACCGTAGGTCATGTCCCCAGCAAAGACAACGTCTCAATATTAGCAATTTGACGCACAAGAACTTCCCAGGAAACTATCAAACTCAGTATTATTCTTACTCTTGCACGCTTAGCCTAACATTCCCCCCAAGAACTATAAAAATATGCTTCTTGAGAGACTTGATTTTTAGGCTCAAATGTTTATCACTAGTTTAGAAGTTATAGCTCTTAGTCAAGGCACAACTTTATTTAATTATACTCGTGGCATAGAAGAGTACATCTATTTGTGTGCTAATGGGTTAGACTGTTGTTACATGAGTTCGAAGAGGTGCATGTCTATCTACTGGTATTGTCTCATATTCATTATACATCAGTCTTACAATTTCTATACCGGTGGTCATATCCCCATCAGAGACATTATTACCCATTAAGATATGATGCTACTATTTACGGTCCACCGAATCAACCAGATCAAACGATGTAAGTTGT
The Primulina tabacum isolate GXHZ01 chromosome 9, ASM2559414v2, whole genome shotgun sequence DNA segment above includes these coding regions:
- the LOC142555308 gene encoding uncharacterized protein LOC142555308: MEDRNILAADCIIISCCCQCMILQILIFLLLKLPQKLLRKAKQYARKLRTRKRGTKITHIEVVGYDEDSLRNQGNSSFRIEVEGLSPDGTLRLGCSTDEIERVLVDLSNKGEFCFGSFWGRDQGSRSLSWCLRQEEIDYEDVRPHLIEVFGSSTSLSIHTL
- the LOC142555304 gene encoding LOW QUALITY PROTEIN: proline-rich receptor-like protein kinase PERK8 (The sequence of the model RefSeq protein was modified relative to this genomic sequence to represent the inferred CDS: deleted 1 base in 1 codon), which encodes MSSSSPSPNSPIPGAPPPPPDLPPSPALANPPPPRSPPSVSPPPPDLSGASPPPARSAPPQLPDAIGPPPPDTSSSPPPQLNSSPPPTTISPPNPTPPTLVSPPTASPSPAASPPPPTLSPPTLPPPTASPPPSSPPPPTPSDPPISPPPPVINPPPIPESPPPEPPKNAPPPPTSIPAESSPRPPSTSPHQNSPPPPAPRTPESSPPPPARRPPGSSPPPPPHNSESPPIPPASPPSLNPPNVLSPPPVLLASPPPASTVSPSSFSPLPLTLEPPANPNTNNATGNTRNNLQSPSSGGIGTGGTVAIALVLSILFLGVFGTAACCVWKRKKKANGQNGGHVLPTTIDTSPEAGSNMLKVQTSASSNGAGSGISIVHSPNESGGFGNSRSWFTYEELVEATNGFSAQNLLGEGGFGSVYKGQLADGREVAVKQLKIGGRQGEREFKSEVEIISRIHHRHLVSLVGYCISEDRRLLVYEYVPNNTLQFHLHGRGRPVMNWATRVKIAVGAARGIAYLNEDCHPRIIHRDIKSSNILLDDSFEARVSDFGLAKLAMDANTHITTRVMGTFGYMAPEYASSGKLTEKSDVFSFGVVLLELISGRKPVDTSQPLGEESLVEWARPLISHAMETQEFDGLVDPRLEENYVDSEMFRMIEAAAACVRHSAAKRPKMGQIVRAFDSMDLSNGMKVGDIEVFNSAQQSEEIRLFQRMAFGSRDYSTDFFSQDSWSSEGNQANSSYEYVPKFSNPAS